A portion of the Halalkalicoccus tibetensis genome contains these proteins:
- a CDS encoding TrkH family potassium uptake protein has product MRWLVDWRSSVSLLGTVIKYLALSMTIPLFIAMFYQEDVWVFLLSILVTVGLGFTLERLEPEPDLGPREALVVVSLAWLGAAIIGTIPYLLAGYGTASTLAHPVNAFFESTSGFTTTGATVMGEISLDRHSHALLMWRQLTQWLGGMGIIVLMIAILPELSVNGAQLMSSEAPGPELQKLTPKIAETARALWLVYFGFTVLYILLLYGLHVAGLAPNMDLYNAVAHGFTTLPTGGFSPQADSIAAFSAAVQWVVIPFMVVAGVNFALFWRVLQGEARAIVRDSEFRTYAGAIAVLIAVLSVVLFRGAAPVLEIGGATEGVTENTLRQAAFQIGSLMNSTGYATSDFAHWDTNAQMILLFTMFIGGSAGSTGGGIKVIRWLIILKTVRRELFVAANPDTVRPVRLANRTVDEDAIKGIFAFTLMYLMLFAVAAVLLALDSARIGYDLTALEAISASLATLGNIGPGFGSLGPFGSYLEFSNVSKLLMVFLMWVGRLEIVPVLALFVTGLER; this is encoded by the coding sequence ATGAGATGGCTCGTCGACTGGCGCTCGAGTGTTAGTCTTTTGGGGACCGTCATCAAGTACCTCGCCCTGTCGATGACGATCCCGCTCTTCATCGCGATGTTTTATCAGGAAGACGTCTGGGTGTTTCTCCTCTCGATCCTCGTTACTGTCGGGCTCGGTTTCACCCTGGAGCGGCTGGAACCCGAACCCGATCTAGGTCCTCGTGAGGCACTCGTAGTAGTCTCGTTGGCGTGGCTCGGGGCCGCAATCATCGGTACCATTCCGTATCTCCTTGCGGGCTATGGCACCGCATCGACGCTCGCTCATCCGGTCAATGCCTTTTTCGAGTCGACCAGTGGCTTCACGACGACGGGTGCGACCGTCATGGGCGAAATCAGTCTTGATCGTCACTCCCACGCGTTGCTCATGTGGCGCCAGCTCACCCAATGGCTCGGCGGAATGGGGATCATCGTCCTCATGATCGCTATTCTCCCGGAACTGTCCGTTAACGGCGCTCAGCTGATGAGTTCCGAGGCGCCCGGTCCCGAACTCCAGAAACTGACGCCGAAAATCGCGGAAACCGCTCGTGCCCTCTGGCTCGTGTATTTCGGATTCACCGTTCTCTATATTCTGCTCCTCTATGGACTGCATGTGGCAGGTCTGGCGCCGAACATGGACCTGTATAACGCTGTTGCCCACGGCTTTACGACCCTGCCGACAGGTGGTTTCTCCCCACAAGCTGATAGTATCGCTGCGTTCTCTGCGGCCGTTCAGTGGGTCGTAATCCCGTTTATGGTCGTTGCGGGAGTGAACTTTGCACTGTTCTGGCGTGTCCTTCAGGGCGAAGCCCGAGCCATCGTTCGGGACTCCGAGTTTCGGACGTATGCCGGCGCGATAGCCGTCTTGATCGCGGTTCTGTCAGTGGTCCTGTTCCGCGGTGCCGCCCCAGTACTCGAGATCGGTGGTGCCACCGAAGGGGTAACCGAGAACACCCTCCGGCAGGCGGCATTTCAGATCGGGTCGCTCATGAACTCTACAGGGTACGCAACGAGCGATTTCGCACACTGGGATACGAACGCTCAGATGATACTGCTCTTTACCATGTTTATCGGTGGATCCGCCGGTTCGACCGGTGGGGGGATCAAGGTCATTCGGTGGCTGATCATCCTCAAAACAGTCCGACGTGAGCTGTTTGTCGCCGCAAACCCTGACACCGTTCGACCCGTTCGATTGGCCAACCGTACTGTCGACGAGGACGCGATCAAGGGGATCTTCGCCTTCACGCTGATGTATCTCATGCTGTTTGCCGTTGCTGCGGTACTCCTCGCGCTCGATTCGGCCCGGATCGGCTACGACCTCACTGCTCTTGAGGCGATCAGCGCCTCGCTCGCGACTCTCGGAAACATCGGACCCGGGTTCGGATCGCTCGGCCCGTTCGGGAGCTATCTGGAGTTCTCCAACGTCTCGAAGCTGCTGATGGTCTTCCTCATGTGGGTCGGCCGTCTCGAGATCGTTCCCGTTCTCGCGCTCTTCGTCACGGGTCTGGAACGCTGA
- a CDS encoding TrkH family potassium uptake protein, with translation MKVQYRTAGRDVGRILQVVSLMLVVSVVVAIANREFYAVPTFVVSAVLMAGIGVLLARRYSDASPSGKLEAMVTAASTWATVGVLGGLPFVLIAWTISVDPFPAWMNTPPVDETTDVFRNPVNGIFESISGFTSTGLTMAAVEDELPRSLHWWRSFTEWIGGVGVIVLTVAILARPGSGSLTLFESEARSEKIHPSIVSTVKEIWTIYLGFTLASIALFLAVGMPLWGAINHAMTGIATGGFSIHADSIGHYGSPVIEYAVVPVMVAGSIAFPVHYLILRGELRNFYADIQTRWVFIWFSAGSIALTVLLWLNGQYGSLEETFRIALFQFVSATSNTGFGTATIGDGTDVAWTAGPTLLICLGMLTGAAAGSTVGGLKLVRVLTLIKGTVWQVKGVFAPRTAVRRLRMGKRTLSESEVQREYTEATVVFVLWILFLIVGVTVLLWVLSPDHPLEYVVFDVMSAQSNVGLDAGITGPEMPATAKLMLIFNMWIGRLEIIPVAVLLGAVFRSLDLYR, from the coding sequence ATGAAGGTCCAGTACCGGACGGCCGGGCGGGACGTCGGCCGCATCCTGCAGGTGGTCTCGCTTATGCTGGTCGTCTCGGTCGTGGTCGCCATCGCCAACCGTGAGTTCTACGCAGTTCCCACCTTCGTCGTCTCGGCCGTTCTGATGGCTGGCATCGGTGTGCTTCTGGCCCGGCGCTACAGCGACGCGTCCCCATCGGGCAAGCTCGAGGCGATGGTTACGGCGGCGAGCACCTGGGCTACGGTCGGCGTCCTCGGTGGGCTGCCGTTCGTGCTCATCGCTTGGACGATCAGCGTCGATCCGTTCCCCGCCTGGATGAACACGCCGCCGGTCGACGAGACCACCGACGTCTTCCGCAACCCAGTGAACGGGATCTTCGAGAGCATCAGCGGGTTCACCAGCACCGGGCTGACTATGGCGGCAGTCGAAGACGAGCTGCCCCGCTCGCTACACTGGTGGCGTTCCTTCACCGAGTGGATCGGTGGGGTCGGGGTGATCGTTCTCACCGTCGCGATCCTCGCCCGACCCGGCAGCGGGTCGCTCACCTTGTTCGAAAGCGAGGCCCGCTCGGAGAAGATCCATCCGAGCATCGTCTCGACGGTCAAGGAGATCTGGACGATCTACCTCGGCTTCACGCTCGCATCGATCGCGCTGTTTCTCGCCGTGGGAATGCCCCTCTGGGGGGCGATCAACCACGCCATGACCGGCATCGCTACTGGCGGGTTCTCGATCCATGCGGACTCGATCGGCCACTACGGGAGCCCGGTGATCGAATACGCGGTCGTTCCCGTCATGGTGGCCGGAAGCATCGCGTTCCCGGTCCATTATCTGATCCTGAGGGGTGAGCTACGGAACTTCTATGCGGACATCCAGACGCGGTGGGTCTTCATCTGGTTTAGCGCCGGTTCGATAGCGTTGACCGTGCTCCTCTGGCTCAACGGCCAGTACGGGTCGCTCGAGGAGACGTTCCGGATCGCGCTGTTCCAGTTCGTCTCCGCCACGTCGAACACCGGGTTCGGCACCGCGACCATCGGGGACGGGACCGACGTCGCCTGGACGGCGGGTCCGACGCTCCTGATCTGTCTGGGGATGCTTACCGGGGCCGCCGCCGGATCGACGGTCGGCGGGCTCAAGCTCGTTCGCGTCCTCACCCTGATCAAAGGGACCGTCTGGCAGGTCAAGGGCGTCTTCGCGCCACGAACGGCGGTCCGCCGCCTCCGGATGGGGAAGCGAACGCTCAGCGAATCGGAAGTCCAGCGGGAATACACGGAGGCGACGGTCGTGTTCGTCCTCTGGATTCTGTTCCTGATCGTCGGGGTCACGGTATTACTGTGGGTGCTGTCACCGGACCATCCGCTCGAGTACGTCGTCTTCGACGTCATGAGCGCACAGAGCAACGTCGGGCTCGATGCAGGTATCACTGGGCCCGAGATGCCAGCCACGGCGAAGCTGATGCTGATCTTCAACATGTGGATCGGTCGGTTGGAGATCATCCCGGTTGCGGTGTTGCTGGGTGCGGTCTTCCGGAGCCTCGATCTCTATCGGTGA
- a CDS encoding TrkA family potassium uptake protein produces the protein MYLIIVGAGKIGSNLIDMAVNDGNDVVVIERDEARAQAVSRRHDCLVLNTDATTNGALRDADVDRADAVISTTNIDAVNIMVMLLAQEHGVPSLVSVVHDPEHLPVFEKIGVNLMETPQRLIADHLYHSVRYPDVHDFIELEDGTELIELTVSENADMAGRSLNAAKEGDVLPDGCLVVALSRDGDVRAPQGNTVIQADDQVTVFTDDATLRGAVTAFTGDYP, from the coding sequence ATGTACCTGATCATCGTCGGCGCGGGGAAGATCGGGTCCAACCTGATCGACATGGCGGTCAACGACGGGAACGACGTCGTCGTGATCGAGAGGGACGAGGCACGCGCGCAGGCGGTTAGTCGACGCCACGACTGTCTCGTCCTCAACACCGACGCGACGACCAACGGGGCACTCAGGGACGCCGACGTCGATCGTGCCGACGCGGTCATCAGCACGACGAACATCGACGCGGTGAACATCATGGTGATGCTCCTGGCACAGGAACACGGCGTTCCGAGCCTCGTCAGCGTCGTCCACGATCCCGAACACCTGCCGGTCTTCGAGAAGATCGGGGTGAACCTGATGGAGACCCCGCAGCGACTGATCGCGGATCACCTCTACCACTCCGTCCGGTATCCGGACGTCCATGACTTCATCGAGCTCGAGGACGGAACGGAGCTGATCGAACTGACTGTCTCCGAGAACGCCGACATGGCCGGGAGGTCCCTGAACGCGGCCAAGGAAGGGGACGTCCTCCCCGACGGGTGTCTCGTCGTCGCGCTCAGTCGTGACGGGGACGTACGAGCACCACAGGGCAACACCGTCATCCAGGCGGACGATCAGGTCACGGTGTTCACGGACGACGCGACGCTTCGCGGGGCCGTCACTGCGTTCACGGGCGACTATCCATGA
- a CDS encoding universal stress protein, whose amino-acid sequence MPSETNPDDHTHRHSNREGKRTTALLFERLIVPVASEADTASTCRAMTPYLSDVTERLVVVHVIETRSTFMDKAPLAARREQADRLFDIAEEQLGTAPGFETRLRYGSDVVEEILETVSEIDATAILFTPRRTNRLTRLLSGDEEHRLVTESPCPVVAIPEADSGVRREVRG is encoded by the coding sequence ATGCCATCAGAAACTAACCCGGACGATCATACGCACCGTCATTCGAACAGGGAGGGAAAGCGAACGACCGCTCTGCTCTTCGAGCGGCTGATCGTTCCCGTTGCGAGCGAAGCGGACACGGCAAGCACCTGTCGAGCGATGACGCCCTACCTCTCCGACGTAACGGAACGGCTCGTAGTCGTGCACGTCATCGAAACTCGAAGCACGTTCATGGACAAGGCGCCGCTCGCGGCTCGTCGAGAACAGGCCGACCGTCTCTTCGACATCGCTGAGGAGCAGCTAGGGACGGCCCCGGGGTTCGAGACACGATTACGGTACGGGAGTGACGTCGTCGAGGAGATTCTCGAAACGGTCAGTGAGATCGATGCGACGGCGATCCTCTTCACGCCTCGCAGAACGAACCGGCTGACGAGACTTCTCTCGGGCGACGAGGAGCACCGTCTCGTCACGGAGAGCCCATGCCCGGTAGTGGCCATACCGGAGGCCGACAGCGGGGTCCGCCGGGAGGTGCGGGGCTGA
- a CDS encoding amino acid permease, producing the protein MPKDLERDLGLSAVIAISMGAMIGSGIFILPGLAMAEAGPSVVLAFLIAGVLVIPAALAISELGTAMPEAGGDYVFIERGMGPGVGTVAGIGTWLTLLFKGALALVGGMFYLDLLFQLPNLTATALVIASLLIGINLVGVKQTGQLQTYMVVVMVVILAGFIAMTITQVEGGSYEPFFADGFGGLTSAIALVIVSYAGVTKIASVAEEIKNPARNLPLGLLISLVITTFLYVFIVFVLVGIVDAETLSGTNVPMADAVEPLFGFWSVGIIVLAAILALVSTANAGILTASRYPLALSRDGLLPEQFEYVHPRFRTPIVSILLTGGVMLFIIAVLPVEEIAKMASAFQILVYALVNVALIAFREGDLEWYDPDFLTPFYPWMPLFGVVSGFYIITQMDLLPLIGAIGIIVFGTVWYFVFVKDRVDREGLAVDAVRREAGRQFLDETATQLTTAATGNEVLIALRRDVSRLEEDRLLRIAAPIARFRDSRLRVVRFDEVPDQYPLDRATAQSPGDLEFEERTDDLAEELDVPVEVAEVVSHDTKQAVVNYAERRGVDLLLTRADPVSRLRTLFGRDSDWILEHAPCNVVFVQAGKLDSLDEIAIVTDQSPFNDPLKVELADSIASIAGGRIRFLFAAGSGASDSSIRTIEAYHAELDEQCSVPVEGTIVQSDAKLDALLAELRSADVVILSTTTHRLLPDLLFQRDTDRVATRLEQPVLLVHSRKSRRATFLEPLVERLLFRD; encoded by the coding sequence ATGCCGAAGGATCTAGAACGGGACTTGGGCCTCTCTGCTGTCATCGCAATCAGCATGGGTGCGATGATCGGTAGCGGGATCTTCATTCTCCCGGGATTGGCGATGGCCGAGGCGGGTCCCTCGGTCGTTCTCGCGTTCCTGATCGCCGGTGTTCTCGTGATCCCTGCCGCGCTCGCGATCTCGGAGCTCGGAACCGCGATGCCCGAAGCGGGCGGCGACTACGTGTTCATCGAGCGTGGAATGGGACCGGGCGTCGGTACCGTGGCCGGGATCGGGACGTGGCTTACCCTTCTGTTCAAAGGTGCGCTCGCGCTCGTCGGCGGAATGTTCTATCTAGATCTCCTCTTTCAGCTCCCGAACCTGACGGCTACGGCGCTGGTCATCGCGTCGCTGCTCATCGGGATCAATCTGGTCGGGGTCAAACAGACCGGCCAGCTTCAGACGTATATGGTCGTCGTCATGGTCGTCATCCTCGCGGGATTCATCGCGATGACCATCACTCAGGTCGAGGGGGGAAGCTACGAGCCGTTCTTCGCCGACGGTTTCGGTGGTCTCACGAGCGCGATCGCGCTCGTCATCGTCTCCTACGCTGGGGTTACGAAGATCGCGAGCGTCGCCGAGGAGATCAAGAACCCGGCTCGAAACCTCCCGCTTGGCCTCCTCATCTCGCTCGTCATCACCACCTTCCTGTACGTCTTCATCGTGTTCGTTCTCGTCGGCATCGTCGATGCCGAGACGCTATCGGGGACCAACGTTCCGATGGCCGATGCGGTCGAACCGCTCTTCGGCTTCTGGAGCGTCGGGATCATCGTTCTGGCAGCGATCCTAGCGCTCGTCTCGACCGCGAACGCCGGCATACTCACTGCCTCTCGCTATCCGCTCGCGTTGAGTCGTGACGGTTTACTTCCCGAACAGTTCGAGTACGTCCATCCGCGGTTCCGCACACCCATCGTGTCCATCCTGCTCACCGGTGGCGTGATGCTGTTCATCATCGCAGTGCTCCCGGTCGAGGAGATCGCCAAGATGGCGAGTGCGTTCCAGATCCTCGTTTATGCGTTGGTCAACGTTGCACTCATCGCGTTTCGGGAGGGCGACCTCGAGTGGTACGATCCCGACTTCCTGACGCCGTTCTATCCTTGGATGCCCCTGTTCGGGGTCGTCTCCGGTTTCTACATCATCACGCAGATGGACCTGCTCCCCCTCATCGGAGCGATCGGCATCATCGTCTTCGGGACGGTCTGGTATTTCGTGTTCGTCAAGGACCGCGTCGATCGAGAAGGGCTTGCCGTCGATGCCGTTCGACGCGAGGCCGGGCGTCAGTTTCTCGACGAGACCGCGACACAACTGACTACCGCTGCCACCGGAAACGAGGTGCTCATCGCGCTACGTCGGGACGTGAGCCGCCTGGAGGAGGATCGTCTGCTGCGGATCGCCGCACCGATCGCCCGGTTCCGAGATAGCCGGCTTCGGGTCGTTCGCTTCGACGAGGTTCCCGATCAGTACCCGCTCGATCGAGCGACCGCCCAGTCCCCCGGCGACCTCGAGTTCGAGGAACGAACGGACGATCTGGCCGAGGAGCTCGATGTCCCCGTCGAAGTCGCCGAGGTCGTCAGTCACGACACCAAACAGGCCGTCGTCAATTACGCTGAACGCCGTGGCGTGGACCTCCTCCTCACTCGTGCGGATCCCGTGAGCCGTCTCCGGACGCTGTTCGGGCGCGACAGTGACTGGATCCTCGAACACGCTCCCTGTAACGTCGTCTTCGTCCAAGCGGGCAAACTGGATTCGCTCGACGAGATCGCGATCGTCACCGATCAGAGTCCGTTCAACGATCCGCTGAAAGTCGAGCTCGCGGACTCGATCGCGAGCATCGCCGGCGGGCGAATTCGGTTCCTGTTCGCAGCCGGTTCCGGGGCCTCGGATTCGTCCATTCGGACGATCGAAGCGTATCACGCCGAACTCGACGAGCAGTGCTCGGTACCGGTCGAGGGGACGATCGTTCAGTCGGACGCGAAACTCGATGCGCTGCTGGCGGAGCTTCGATCCGCGGACGTCGTGATACTCTCGACGACGACACATCGGCTCCTTCCCGACCTCCTCTTCCAACGTGATACGGATCGGGTCGCGACCCGCCTCGAACAGCCGGTGTTGCTCGTCCATTCACGGAAATCCCGCCGGGCGACGTTCCTCGAGCCGCTCGTCGAACGACTTCTCTTTCGTGACTAA
- a CDS encoding potassium channel family protein, which produces MSDWWERTIQSLSVSNWRRRIALALSVVTAIVAVYAVVYRWAMGTFENEAVPIYKAVQVVIEALTTAGFGGHAPWSSVQLNFLMLAMNVTGVLLMFLALPIFAVPMLRQAVQSGPPQSSDLSDHVIICSYTARDDVLRKELEEVDVPYVIVDEDPNVVTDLREQEINAIQGDPERVATLRAANAPEAQALVADVDDETNPTVILSAARVNPDLQIVSVVRDHADAPYHRYAGADEVVQARQQLGEALAIRSMRSFSEKLRQVIDVDTDLEITELLVEETSPLVGRTIENASIFDRTGITILGVWVGGKFVVSPDPAMRIEENTILLAAGNHSALEQVEARPLPPHNDDCTRVVVAGYGATGRAVVKALRDEGIDVTTIDLEAQEGVDVVGNVNDPETLAEADIENARAVVLTMDEDSPTIYSSLMIKETAPETEIIARADRSENVWKLYNAGADFVLSLPTVTGEILASLLADSTEILTPQTEFVRTETPAIVGRSLHEVDLRRETGCTVVAAERGDELVTEIGAEFTVEEGDILIAAGSEEATKKFLEFVGERDHEREASPEVY; this is translated from the coding sequence ATGAGCGATTGGTGGGAGCGGACCATACAGTCGTTGTCGGTGAGCAATTGGCGCCGACGGATCGCACTCGCACTGTCCGTAGTCACTGCTATCGTCGCCGTGTACGCCGTCGTCTATCGCTGGGCGATGGGCACCTTCGAAAACGAAGCGGTCCCCATCTACAAAGCAGTCCAGGTGGTGATCGAAGCACTCACTACCGCCGGGTTCGGCGGACACGCTCCATGGTCGAGCGTTCAGTTGAACTTCCTCATGCTCGCGATGAACGTAACCGGCGTTCTCCTCATGTTCCTTGCCCTCCCGATCTTCGCCGTTCCGATGCTCCGACAAGCGGTCCAATCGGGACCGCCACAATCGAGCGACCTCTCGGATCACGTTATCATCTGTTCGTATACCGCTCGGGACGATGTACTTCGCAAGGAGCTCGAGGAGGTCGACGTCCCGTACGTGATCGTCGACGAGGATCCGAACGTAGTCACCGACCTCCGGGAACAGGAGATAAACGCTATCCAAGGCGACCCCGAGAGAGTCGCAACGCTCCGTGCGGCCAACGCACCGGAAGCACAAGCGCTCGTTGCAGACGTCGACGACGAGACCAACCCGACAGTGATCCTGTCGGCAGCGCGTGTCAACCCCGACTTACAGATCGTCAGCGTCGTGCGGGACCACGCCGATGCGCCGTACCATCGCTATGCTGGCGCGGACGAGGTCGTCCAAGCCCGCCAACAGCTCGGAGAGGCGCTCGCGATTCGGTCGATGCGATCGTTCTCGGAGAAACTCAGACAGGTGATCGACGTCGACACCGACCTCGAGATCACGGAGCTGTTGGTCGAGGAAACGAGTCCGCTCGTCGGACGGACGATCGAGAACGCATCGATCTTCGATCGAACCGGGATCACCATTCTTGGCGTCTGGGTCGGCGGGAAATTCGTCGTCTCCCCCGATCCGGCGATGCGGATCGAGGAGAACACGATCCTGCTCGCGGCCGGGAACCACAGTGCACTTGAGCAGGTCGAAGCCCGCCCGCTTCCGCCCCACAACGACGACTGTACACGCGTCGTCGTCGCCGGCTACGGTGCGACCGGGCGGGCAGTCGTCAAGGCGCTGAGAGACGAGGGAATCGACGTTACGACGATCGATCTCGAAGCCCAGGAGGGGGTCGACGTCGTCGGGAACGTCAATGACCCTGAAACACTAGCGGAGGCCGATATCGAGAACGCACGCGCGGTCGTTCTGACGATGGACGAGGACAGCCCCACCATCTACTCGTCGCTCATGATCAAGGAGACCGCACCCGAAACTGAGATCATCGCGCGCGCGGATCGTTCGGAGAACGTCTGGAAGCTCTATAACGCAGGGGCCGACTTCGTGCTGTCGCTGCCGACCGTAACCGGCGAGATACTCGCCTCCCTCTTGGCCGACAGTACAGAGATCCTGACGCCCCAAACGGAGTTCGTTCGAACCGAGACACCGGCGATCGTAGGCCGGAGCCTCCATGAGGTCGATCTTCGACGGGAGACGGGCTGTACGGTCGTCGCCGCCGAACGCGGCGACGAGCTGGTGACCGAGATCGGTGCGGAGTTCACCGTCGAGGAGGGTGACATCCTCATCGCCGCAGGAAGCGAGGAGGCAACGAAGAAGTTCCTGGAGTTCGTCGGCGAACGGGATCACGAACGCGAGGCGTCTCCCGAAGTCTACTAG
- a CDS encoding DoxX family protein encodes MIEVLRRLKRPVLSVMAPAYVVAGVLHFVVPELYVRIVPPVLPAPLALVYLSGLAEIAVGIGLLLPRTRRYAAWATVALLVVVFPANVYMATHGVVEGMPGGGDPSDLVRWGRLPLQGVLVLLALWYTRPTGTE; translated from the coding sequence ATGATCGAGGTCCTGCGCCGGCTCAAGCGCCCGGTGCTCTCCGTCATGGCCCCGGCGTACGTCGTCGCGGGCGTCCTGCATTTCGTCGTGCCGGAGCTGTACGTCCGGATCGTGCCGCCGGTCCTCCCGGCGCCGCTCGCGCTCGTCTATCTCTCCGGCCTCGCCGAGATCGCCGTCGGGATCGGGCTCCTGCTCCCTCGGACTCGACGGTACGCGGCGTGGGCGACGGTCGCGTTGCTCGTCGTGGTCTTCCCGGCGAACGTCTACATGGCGACCCACGGGGTCGTCGAGGGGATGCCGGGCGGCGGCGACCCCTCCGACCTCGTTCGCTGGGGCCGACTCCCGCTGCAGGGCGTGTTGGTCCTCCTGGCGCTCTGGTACACCCGACCGACCGGAACGGAATAG
- a CDS encoding haloacid dehalogenase type II encodes MSRSSVVDVEALVFDVFGTVVDWHGGVVRDGRALGEEKGLDVDWAAFAEAWREEYQPSLARVRRGEIPWRNLDALHRESLDRLLDRYGLDELSEAERTHLNRVWHRLDPWPDAIPGLNRLRSDYVVAPLSNGHLRLLTNMAKRAGIPWDAILSAELSGHYKPDEEAYRTAVELLDLQPEEVVMVAAHERDLDASRELGLRTAYVHRPLEWGPDRASEAEMPEPSAYDVVATDLVDLAKRLGAEPLI; translated from the coding sequence ATGAGTCGTTCTTCGGTCGTGGACGTGGAGGCGCTCGTGTTCGACGTCTTCGGGACGGTCGTGGACTGGCACGGCGGGGTCGTGCGCGACGGCCGGGCGCTCGGCGAGGAGAAGGGGCTCGACGTCGACTGGGCGGCGTTCGCCGAGGCGTGGCGCGAGGAGTATCAGCCGTCGCTGGCCCGCGTCCGACGTGGCGAGATTCCGTGGCGGAACCTCGATGCGCTCCACCGCGAGTCGCTCGATCGCCTCCTCGATCGATACGGGTTGGACGAGCTATCCGAGGCGGAGAGGACGCACCTCAACCGCGTCTGGCACCGGCTCGACCCGTGGCCGGATGCGATTCCGGGCCTCAACCGGCTCCGATCGGACTACGTCGTCGCCCCGCTGTCGAACGGCCATCTGCGGCTCCTCACGAACATGGCCAAGCGCGCCGGCATCCCGTGGGACGCGATCCTCTCGGCCGAGCTCTCGGGACACTACAAGCCCGACGAGGAGGCCTACCGCACCGCCGTCGAGCTGCTCGATCTCCAGCCCGAGGAGGTCGTGATGGTCGCGGCCCACGAGCGGGATCTGGACGCGAGCCGCGAGCTGGGGCTCCGAACGGCCTACGTCCACCGACCTCTGGAATGGGGTCCCGATCGGGCTTCGGAGGCCGAGATGCCCGAGCCGTCGGCGTACGACGTCGTGGCAACGGACCTCGTGGACCTCGCGAAACGGCTCGGCGCCGAGCCCCTGATCTAG
- a CDS encoding APC family permease has translation MAQYNIIDSEIGLVGATVLIVGNVIGISAFVLPGPLAGDTGPSVVLALLLAMVPLSFGILMSLQLGSAIPAAGGSYVYASRLVGPFWGFLLPWIVIPGVWAGMLFIGVGFAEYVGFVSATLASVPSIPETVLVYALLVPFLVVNLLGIRMAAIVQFLMVACIIVGMLVFIVPGAFLVDPGNYRPLFPRGISPFVIAVVSLYFPLRGFRLVLELGEEMEDPARNIPRVLGLSAAISLSLLVGVVAVLVGTTDWRLLGGMDAAVAQVSLAHFPAPLTALVLLAAAMGALTSINMTYTAYSRVLMRAGRDDIIPMAMARVDSRTGSPYVAITALGVPPLLVAPVAPDTVTLSIALSMTILFGLAVAGVSLWNLPKVFPERYEHSLYKLPPWALKLTAIGAVGSAAILWVLTATQLPVMVAVLLGWLVVGYLFYRIRVSWYERKGIDLETRMKRLHENERLDAD, from the coding sequence ATGGCCCAGTACAACATTATTGATTCTGAAATAGGGCTCGTCGGCGCCACCGTGCTCATCGTCGGCAACGTCATCGGGATCAGCGCGTTCGTTCTCCCCGGGCCGCTCGCCGGCGACACCGGTCCGAGCGTCGTCCTCGCGTTGCTGCTCGCGATGGTGCCCCTCTCCTTCGGCATCCTGATGTCGCTACAGCTGGGGAGCGCGATCCCGGCGGCCGGCGGCAGCTACGTCTACGCCTCGAGACTCGTCGGCCCGTTCTGGGGGTTCCTGCTGCCGTGGATCGTCATCCCCGGGGTCTGGGCGGGGATGCTCTTCATCGGCGTCGGCTTCGCGGAGTACGTCGGCTTCGTCTCGGCGACCCTCGCGTCGGTCCCGTCGATCCCCGAGACCGTGCTCGTCTACGCCCTGCTCGTCCCCTTTCTCGTCGTCAACCTGCTCGGGATACGGATGGCCGCCATCGTCCAGTTCCTCATGGTCGCGTGTATCATCGTCGGGATGCTCGTGTTCATCGTTCCCGGCGCGTTCCTCGTCGATCCTGGGAATTACCGCCCGCTGTTCCCCCGCGGCATCAGTCCCTTCGTCATCGCCGTCGTCTCGCTGTACTTCCCGCTGCGCGGGTTCCGCCTGGTCCTCGAGTTGGGCGAGGAGATGGAGGACCCGGCGCGGAACATCCCACGGGTCCTCGGACTGTCGGCGGCGATCTCGCTCTCGTTGCTCGTCGGCGTCGTCGCGGTGCTGGTCGGGACGACCGACTGGCGGCTCCTCGGCGGGATGGACGCGGCCGTGGCCCAGGTCTCGCTCGCCCACTTCCCGGCACCCCTGACCGCCCTCGTGCTGCTCGCGGCCGCGATGGGCGCGCTGACCTCGATCAACATGACCTACACCGCCTATTCGCGAGTCCTCATGCGGGCCGGCCGCGACGACATCATCCCGATGGCGATGGCGCGGGTCGATAGCCGAACCGGCTCCCCGTACGTCGCCATCACCGCCCTCGGCGTCCCCCCGTTGCTCGTCGCCCCGGTCGCCCCCGATACCGTCACTCTCTCGATCGCGCTGTCGATGACGATCCTGTTCGGCCTCGCCGTCGCCGGCGTCTCGCTGTGGAACCTCCCGAAGGTCTTCCCGGAGCGCTACGAACACTCGCTCTACAAGCTGCCGCCGTGGGCGCTCAAGCTGACCGCCATCGGAGCGGTCGGCTCCGCGGCGATCCTCTGGGTCCTGACCGCGACGCAGCTCCCGGTGATGGTCGCCGTGCTGCTCGGCTGGCTCGTCGTCGGCTATCTCTTCTACCGAATCCGAGTGAGCTGGTACGAGCGCAAGGGGATCGACCTCGAGACGCGGATGAAACGGCTCCACGAGAACGAACGGCTCGACGCCGACTGA